A genome region from Thermoplasmata archaeon includes the following:
- the alaS gene encoding alanine--tRNA ligase — protein sequence MDAAEYDLEFFHRAGFHRRTCAVCGAPFWTLGDADRCQEAPCRDYGFVGRPGFARALSPRDVRETFLSFFERRGHTRIRRYPTVARWRNDVFFTQASIYDFQPWVTSGAIPPPANPLAISQPVLRFVDLDEVGRSGRHFTLFEMMAHHAFNRPDHEVYFKDRTTELCQELLTTELGADPRAITYKEEEWEGGGNLGPSLSVGLLGLELATLVFMEYERDGDRLKPMPLTVVDTGYGLERFAWMSRGTKTAYEAVFGEPYDELRATFPAREAAILIDHARALNYLVTDGVVPSNSKAGYFARLLVRRALRILGKVPEAPSLVSVLDAVGRQIAHDAPEVGEHRDDLHRVIEAEVERFGEAVERARAVIRRQEERGRAAGGRISEDDLLAWYDSLGITPDLATAELEHPPPIPEDFYARVAARHERDAPASDYVERAEGLPDVPAAIPPTEVLYYLDPYTLAFDAHVLWAQGEFVVLDRTFFYPTGGGQVTDRGHLGDREVVDVERKGPWILHRLDAPAHVSAGERVHGRIDRARRVQLMQHHTATHLLNGALRETLGPHVWQAGAYKGPELARIDVTHYRPLSREELHKVERRVNEIVREDRPVKSYFESRNEAERRFGFTLYQGGAVPGRELRIVEVEGFDVEACGGTHCTHTSEVGAIGLLDVERIQDGIVRLTFASGERALDIREEHEEILKEAARRLGVGVPQLPDGIDRLLGEVEESRRTARERRREDLGSLAGRLAGDPAATQTVGGTTLTSYLGTLERAELMELSRLLTRDGERVAVLAGEREGRGILFVGSTSARVAADALVRAAAPAFGAKGGGNPSAATAVGEPGAPLAEAVRRAVEAARAMAA from the coding sequence ATGGACGCGGCGGAGTACGACCTCGAGTTCTTCCACCGCGCGGGCTTCCACCGCCGGACCTGCGCGGTCTGCGGCGCCCCGTTCTGGACCCTCGGGGACGCCGACCGTTGCCAGGAGGCGCCGTGCCGCGACTACGGGTTCGTCGGGCGGCCGGGCTTCGCCCGTGCCCTCTCCCCGCGCGACGTGCGGGAGACGTTCCTCTCGTTCTTCGAGCGGCGGGGCCACACCCGGATCCGGCGCTACCCGACGGTCGCGCGCTGGCGGAACGACGTCTTCTTCACGCAGGCGTCGATCTACGACTTCCAGCCGTGGGTGACGAGCGGGGCGATCCCGCCGCCGGCGAATCCGCTCGCGATCAGCCAACCCGTCCTTCGCTTCGTCGACCTGGACGAGGTCGGTCGCAGCGGCCGGCACTTCACGCTTTTCGAGATGATGGCCCACCACGCGTTCAACCGCCCCGACCACGAGGTCTACTTTAAGGACCGGACGACCGAGCTCTGCCAGGAGCTCCTGACGACCGAGCTCGGCGCGGACCCGCGGGCGATCACCTACAAGGAGGAGGAATGGGAGGGAGGCGGGAACCTCGGCCCGTCGCTCAGCGTCGGCCTCCTCGGGCTCGAGCTCGCGACGCTCGTGTTCATGGAGTACGAGCGGGACGGCGACCGACTGAAGCCGATGCCGCTGACGGTCGTCGACACCGGCTACGGCCTCGAGCGGTTCGCCTGGATGAGCCGCGGGACGAAGACCGCCTACGAGGCGGTGTTCGGCGAGCCGTACGACGAGCTCCGCGCGACGTTCCCGGCCCGGGAGGCCGCGATCCTGATCGATCACGCCCGGGCGCTCAACTACCTCGTCACGGACGGCGTCGTGCCGTCGAACAGCAAGGCCGGCTACTTCGCCCGCCTCCTGGTCCGCCGCGCGCTGCGGATCCTGGGCAAGGTCCCGGAGGCCCCGAGCCTCGTCTCGGTCCTGGACGCGGTCGGTCGGCAGATCGCCCACGACGCTCCGGAGGTCGGCGAGCACCGCGACGACCTCCACCGGGTCATCGAGGCGGAGGTCGAGCGGTTCGGGGAGGCCGTCGAGCGCGCCCGGGCGGTCATTCGTCGCCAGGAGGAGCGCGGCCGCGCCGCGGGCGGCCGCATCTCCGAGGACGATCTGCTCGCGTGGTACGATTCGCTCGGGATCACGCCGGATCTCGCCACGGCCGAGCTGGAGCACCCCCCGCCGATCCCCGAGGATTTCTACGCGCGGGTCGCGGCCCGGCACGAGCGCGACGCGCCGGCGAGCGACTACGTGGAGCGGGCCGAAGGCCTGCCGGACGTCCCCGCCGCGATCCCGCCGACCGAGGTCCTCTACTACCTCGACCCGTACACGCTCGCCTTCGACGCTCACGTATTGTGGGCGCAGGGTGAGTTCGTGGTCCTCGACCGCACTTTCTTCTACCCGACCGGCGGGGGCCAGGTCACCGACCGCGGCCACCTGGGGGACCGGGAGGTCGTCGACGTCGAGCGCAAGGGCCCCTGGATCCTCCATCGTCTCGACGCGCCGGCGCACGTGAGCGCGGGCGAGCGCGTCCACGGCCGCATCGATCGGGCCCGGCGCGTCCAGCTGATGCAGCACCACACGGCAACGCACCTGCTCAACGGCGCGCTGCGCGAAACGCTCGGGCCGCACGTCTGGCAGGCCGGCGCCTACAAGGGCCCCGAGCTCGCCCGCATCGACGTCACGCACTACCGGCCGCTCTCGCGGGAGGAGCTGCACAAGGTCGAGCGCCGGGTGAACGAGATCGTTCGCGAGGACCGGCCCGTCAAGAGCTACTTCGAGTCGCGCAACGAGGCCGAGCGACGCTTCGGCTTCACGCTCTACCAGGGCGGCGCGGTCCCCGGTCGCGAGCTGCGCATCGTCGAGGTCGAGGGGTTCGACGTGGAGGCGTGCGGCGGAACCCACTGCACCCACACGAGCGAGGTCGGCGCGATCGGGCTGCTCGACGTCGAGCGGATCCAGGACGGGATCGTCCGGCTGACGTTCGCGAGCGGCGAACGGGCGCTCGACATCCGGGAGGAGCACGAGGAGATCCTGAAGGAGGCGGCCCGGCGCCTCGGCGTCGGGGTGCCGCAGCTGCCGGACGGCATCGACCGTCTCCTGGGGGAGGTCGAGGAGTCTCGCCGCACCGCGCGCGAGCGCCGACGCGAGGACCTGGGTAGCCTCGCCGGTCGGCTGGCGGGCGACCCGGCGGCCACGCAGACCGTCGGCGGGACGACCCTGACGAGCTACCTGGGGACGCTCGAGCGCGCCGAGCTGATGGAACTCTCGCGCCTGCTCACCCGCGACGGCGAGCGGGTCGCGGTGCTCGCGGGCGAGCGGGAGGGCCGCGGGATCCTCTTCGTGGGATCGACCTCGGCGC
- the nth gene encoding endonuclease III, with protein MTGGAGPPAVDWELVLDRLSALYHTGDWRTPYLRDHAEDPFQVLIGTILSQRTRDENTDVASARLFAAFPDAGSLAAARPQEIEPLIRVTGFYRTKARAIRATAEQIRSRFGGVVPRTFEELVSLPGVGPKTANCVLVFGYGIPAIPVDTHVHRIANRLGVVATRTPEETEARLREVVPPRYWIPLNPLLVQHGQNLCRPIGPRCPVCPIAEVCATGRALAQGRPPPRPADRPRAGSARARRAPQASRPSGPRGTTTRRRRSSPQRRHRTPTRRSRRR; from the coding sequence GTGACCGGTGGGGCGGGGCCGCCGGCCGTCGACTGGGAGCTCGTCCTCGACCGACTCTCCGCGCTCTACCACACCGGCGACTGGCGCACGCCGTACCTGCGCGATCACGCCGAGGACCCGTTCCAGGTGCTGATCGGCACGATCCTCTCCCAGCGCACCCGCGACGAGAACACCGACGTGGCGAGCGCGCGCCTGTTCGCGGCGTTCCCGGACGCGGGCTCCCTCGCCGCGGCGCGGCCCCAGGAGATCGAGCCGCTGATCCGGGTCACCGGGTTCTACCGGACCAAGGCGCGGGCGATCCGCGCGACGGCCGAGCAGATCCGAAGTCGCTTCGGCGGCGTCGTCCCGCGGACGTTCGAGGAGCTCGTGTCGCTGCCGGGCGTGGGGCCGAAGACCGCGAACTGCGTGCTGGTCTTCGGCTACGGCATCCCCGCGATCCCGGTCGACACCCACGTCCACCGGATCGCGAACCGCCTCGGAGTGGTGGCCACACGGACCCCCGAGGAGACCGAGGCGCGGCTGCGCGAGGTCGTCCCGCCCCGGTACTGGATCCCGCTCAACCCGCTCCTGGTGCAGCACGGGCAGAACCTGTGCCGCCCGATCGGACCGAGGTGCCCGGTCTGCCCGATCGCCGAGGTCTGCGCTACGGGCCGGGCGCTCGCGCAGGGACGCCCGCCGCCTCGTCCCGCGGACCGGCCGCGGGCGGGGTCGGCGCGAGCGCGACGAGCGCCCCAAGCGTCGCGACCGTCAGGGCCCCGAGGAACCACCACGCGACGTCGTAGGAGCTCACCGCAACGACGGCACCGAACGCCGACGCGACGATCGCGCCGCCGGTGA